A genomic segment from Aspergillus puulaauensis MK2 DNA, chromosome 1, nearly complete sequence encodes:
- a CDS encoding uncharacterized protein (COG:P;~EggNog:ENOG410PFW2;~InterPro:IPR018303,IPR023298,IPR023299,IPR001757, IPR004014,IPR036412,IPR006534,IPR008250;~PFAM:PF00122,PF00690,PF00702;~TransMembrane:10 (i132-151o157-176i353-370o390-415i743-763o775-794i806-824o836-860i872-892o925-943i);~go_component: GO:0016021 - integral component of membrane [Evidence IEA];~go_function: GO:0000166 - nucleotide binding [Evidence IEA];~go_function: GO:0008553 - proton-exporting ATPase activity, phosphorylative mechanism [Evidence IEA];~go_process: GO:0120029 - proton export across plasma membrane [Evidence IEA]), whose amino-acid sequence MPHVTTKTTQDSPGEGPQSPTTAAATTTTTEDPSTTDEFTRLVKFVSAYRESDSTRPADEGEVRVSRVWYAPWRKKKYRWKHTGGGGARKLPNDWLLTDIRQGLGEADVEARRSVAGFNELAAKRENPFAKVVSYFQGPILYVMELAALLSAGLEDWIDFGVIIGILCLNASVGWYQEKQAADVVASLKADIAMRATLVRDGQEADSLARELVPGDVIVVDEGQTVPADAKVICAYNDRENGWKEYNELLKDGELEGSSSQSQNDDHEDAIESRRGHSIVACDHSAITGESLAVDRYVGDTVFYTAGCKRGKAYAVVQATGPRTFVGRTAAMVQNAKDTGHFKMVMDSIGTSLLVLVMAWILAVWIGGFYRNIPIASPGEQTLLFYTLELMIIGVPVGLPVVTTTTLAVGAAYLAKKKAIVQKLTAIESLSGVDILCSDKTGTLTANRLSIREPFVAENVDVNWMFAVAALASSHNVNSLDPIDKVTVLSLKQYPRAKEILQQGWKVEQFHPFDPVSKRIVAVATCNGVRYTCTKGAPKAVLQLTNSSEAKMYKEKATEFASRGFRSLGVAVRREDEDWTLLGMMPMFDPPREDTAQTIAEAQKLGVQVKMLTGDAIAIAKETCKLLALGTKVFNSERLIGGGLGAMAEDLVERADGFAEVFPEHKYQVVQMLQERGHLTAMTGDGVNDAPSLKKADCGIAVEGASEAAQSAADIVFLEPGLSTIIDSIKVARQIFHRMKAYIQYRIALCLHLEIYLTTTMIILNESIRSDLVVFLALFADLATVAVAYDNASYELRPVEWQLPKIWIISVILGILLAAATWAIRGTMFLPNGGIIQNWGSIQGVIFLEVALTENWLIFVTRGGDTWPSVQLVGAILAVDALASIFCLFGWLSNRDMVTNPYDQLLDTPTATSNGWTDIVTVVRIWGFSLGVTIVIALLYFALNKIRWLDDLGRKKRSRGEIQVENILSHLAQVTIQHVQESETGSGRFFLASKKEEEEPE is encoded by the exons ATGCCCCATgtaacaacaaaaacaacccAAGACAGCCCAGGCGAGGGCCCACAgtccccaacaacagcagcagcaacaacgacaacaaccgAAGACCCCAGCACCACCGACGAATTCACACGCCTGGTAAAGTTCGTCTCTGCATACCGAGAATCCGACTCCACCAGACCCGCCGACGAGGGCGAAGTGCGCGTCTCCCGGGTCTGGTACGCGCCCTGGCGCAAGAAGAAATACCGATGGAAGCAcaccggcggcggcggcgcgcgCAAGCTCCCCAACGACTGGCTGTTGACTGATATCCGGCAGGGGCTGGGGGAAGCGGATGTTGAGGCTCGGCGGAGTGTTGCTGGGTTCAATGAGTTGGctgcgaagagggagaatCCGTTTGCGAAGGTGGTTTCGTATTTCCAGGGGCCGATTCTTTATG TTATGGAACTTGCAGCTTTGCTTTCCGCCGGGCTGGAGGACTGGATCGACTTTGGCGTCATTATTGGGATTCTGTGTCTGAATGCCTCGGTTGGCTGGTACCAGGAGAAGCAGGCAGCAGATGTGGTTGCGAGTCTCAAAGCCGATATCGCGATGCGGGCGACCCTTGTGCGCGATGGACAAGAAGCTGATTCTCTTGCTCGGGAGTTGGTTCCTGGGGACGTG ATTGTGGTCGATGAAGGGCAGACTGTGCCTGCAGATGCCAAGGTCATTTGTGCATACAATGACCGTGAGAACGGGTGGAAGGAGTATAATGAGCTCCTGAAGGACGGGGAGCTGGAAGGCTCAAGCAGTCAGTCTCAAAACGACGACCACGAAGACGCAATAGAGAGCAGACGCGGCCATTCAATCGTAGCCTGCGACCATTCCGCAATCACAGGGGAATCGCTCGCCGTGGACCGCTACGTCGGAGACACCGTGTTCTACACAGCCGGGTGTAAACGCGGAAAAGCATACGCGGTGGTGCAGGCGACTGGACCGCGGACATTCGTTGGGAGAACCGCCGCAATGGTCCAGAACGCAAAGGACACCGGCCATTTCAAAATGGTGATGGATAGTATCGGGACGTCgcttctggtgctggtgatggcgtGGATCCTGGCTGTGTGGATCGGCGGCTTCTATCGGAATATCCCCATTGCGTCACCTGGGGAGCAGACACTGTTGTTCTACACGCTGGAGCTCATGATCATTGGCGTCCCTGTTGGTCTGCCTGTTGTCACGACGACGACGCTGGCTGTTGGGGCTGCGTATcttgcgaagaagaaggcgattgTGCAGAAGCTTACGGCGATTGAGTCTCTTTCG GgagtcgatatcctctgctCCGACAAAACAGGCACATTAACAGCCAACCGCCTCAGTATCCGCGAGCCATTCGTGGCCGAGAACGTCGACGTGAATTGGATGTTTGCAGTGGCAGCCCTAGCCTCGTCGCACAACGTGAACTCGCTCGACCCCATAGACAAAGTGACCGTGCTCTCCTTGAAACAGTACCCCAGGGCCAAGGAGATCCTGCAGCAAGGCTGGAAGGTCGAGCAATTCCACCCCTTCGACCCGGTATCCAAGCGGATTGTCGCGGTTGCAACGTGCAACGGCGTCAGGTATACCTGCACAAAGGGCGCACCCAAGGCCGTCCTGCAGCTGACCAATTCCTCCGAGGCGAAGATGTACAAGGAGAAAGCAACGGAGTTCGCGAGTCGCGGGTTCCGGTCCCTGGGCGTGGCCGTGCGcagggaagacgaggacTGGACGCTGCTTGGGATGATGCCCATGTTTGACCCGCCCAGGGAGGACACTGCGCAGACGATTGCCGAGGCGCAGAAGCTGGGCGTGCAGGTGAAGATGTTGACTGGCGACGCGATCGCTATTGCAAAGGAGACCTGTAAACTGTTGGCGCTGGGGACCAAAGTCTTCAACTCTGAACGGCTCATCGGCGGAGGCCTCGGTGCCATGGCCGAGGATCTTGTTGAGCGCGCAGATGGGTTTGCAGAGGTCTTCCCTGAGCATAAATACCAGGTTGTCCAGATGCTCCAGGAGCGCGGCCATCTCACAGCCATGACAGGGGACGGGGTGAACGACGCGCCCTCGCTGAAGAAGGCAGACTGTGGAATCGCAGTTGAAGGCGCCTCTGAAGCAGCCCAGTCCGCTGCGGATATCGTCTTCCTAGAACCTGGCCTCTCAACTATTATCGACTCTATCAAAGTCGCGCGGCAGATCTTCCACCGCATGAAGGCCTACATTCAATACCGAATAGCACTCTGTCTGCACCTGGAGATCTACCTAACAACCACCATGATAATCCTCAACGAGAGCATCCGCAGCGACCTCGTCGTgtttctcgccctcttcgcaGACCTCGCAACCGTCGCTGTGGCATACGACAACGCATCCTACGAGCTCCGCCCTGTCGAGTGGCAGCTGCCTAAGATCTGGATCATCTCTGTGATTCTCGGCATCCTGCTCGCCGCAGCAACGTGGGCGATCCGCGGCACCATGTTCCTGCCCAACGGCGGCATAATCCAGAACTGGGGCTCGATCCAGGGGGTCATATTCCTCGAAGTGGCGCTGACCGAGAACTGGCTGATATTCGTCACGAGGGGCGGGGATACGTGGCCGTCTGTTCAGCTTGTTGGCGCGATACTGGCCGTTGATGCCCTGGCTTCGATattttgcttgtttggctGGCTCTCGAATAGGGACATGGTCACCAACCCGTATGACCAGCTGCTGGATACCCCGACGGCAACGAGTAACGGGTGGACGGATATTGTGACTGTTGTGCGCATCTGGGGGTTTTCGCTGGGGGTGACGATTGTGATTGCGTTGCTGTACTTTGCTCTAAATAAGATCCGGTGGCTGGATGACCTGGGCCGGAAGAAGCGCAGCAGAGGCGAGATCCAGGTCGAGAATATCCTGAGCCACCTCGCTCAGGTTACTATCCAGCATGTGCAGGAGTCTGAGACGGGAAGTGGACGGTTCTTCCTGGCGtcgaagaaagaggaggaggagcctgAGTAG
- a CDS encoding uncharacterized protein (TransMembrane:1 (o30-51i)) → MAVITRTSQPSLSEAHEYVKRSDWAQSQPGVILVFVIVFILGCGILGVIVHKEWGARRDERAEWTVEEIKDEV, encoded by the coding sequence ATGGCCGTCATCACGCGCACGTCGCAGCCGTCGCTATCTGAAGCCCACGAATACGTCAAGCGAAGCGACTGGGCACAAAGCCAGCCGGGCGTCATCCTTGTGTTTGTCATTGTCTTTATTCTTGGATGTGGGATACTGGGGGTTATTGTTCACAAGGAGTGGGGGGCTCGTAGGGATGAACGCGCTGAGTGGACGGTGGAAGAGATTAAGGATGAAGTATAG
- a CDS encoding uncharacterized protein (COG:S;~EggNog:ENOG410PXF6): MICLRPDLQRAWAEGRFALRPMNLSEDKKTMDLEFHWMPRYDHAYDSTISIVQQPLSTRNIDKVDECFIFRKSGESVVSGNIFKLTTSDPVRLPLPSFDLLEMACTLPV; encoded by the coding sequence ATGATATGCTTAAGACCTGACTTGCAGCGTGCATGGGCCGAAGGCCGATTCGCTTTACGTCCGATGAACCTCTCCGAGGATAAGAAAACCATGGACCTTGAATTCCACTGGATGCCTAGATATGACCACGCATATGACTCAACCATATCTATTGTTCAACAGCCTTTGTCAACAAGGAACATTGATAAAGTCGACGAGTGTTTTATCTTTCGAAAATCGGGGGAGAGTGTGGTTTCTGGGAACATTTTTAAACTTACTACGTCTGATCCTGTCCGACTTCCTTTGCCAAGTTTTGATTTGCTTGAAATGGCCTGCACCTTGCCCGTATAA
- a CDS encoding FluC/FEX family fluoride channel (COG:D;~EggNog:ENOG410PHTF;~InterPro:IPR003691;~PFAM:PF02537;~TransMembrane:9 (i88-111o123-141i178-200o238-262i283-305o325-344i351-374o394-414i426-446o);~go_component: GO:0016021 - integral component of membrane [Evidence IEA]), translating to MRSVGSHDGRPGASQAPQDEDNLNEVAAPPPVYDPSEKSIRLNDYLESQPERRSQISPRDTRDAADDTQSPDEDPQEKHSKPRRIPKFLQTTYVVSYLILFSMIGTLLRLVIECLTFYPGAPVNTSVLWANVGGSMVMGFLSEDQELFHSESVVSTFPEHVKNDPSQRTAHLKAHKKTVPLFVGLTTGFCGSLTSFSTFIRDVYLALSNNPAVPSGPYHDVSLFVSGSPGLESPNGGFSFMAILAVLFTEIGLSLAGLFLGAHIAIALSQWTPSLPQTWLRKYLDPLTVILAWLSWILVILLVILLPKNHGATTLWNPSVWRGPFLFSLVFAPVGCLARFYVSLKLNSRIVGFPLGTFAVNIGGTMVLGMAYSIQHAAVSTSRLTIGGITGCQVLQGIMDGFCGCLTTVSTWVLELSDLRRRHAYVYGGVSVAVALGFLVVEIGSLQWTRGLSTPACLQ from the coding sequence ATGCGATCGGTCGGTTCGCATGATGGTCGTCCTGGGGCATCCCAGGCACctcaggatgaagataatCTCAACGAAGTCgctgcccctcctcctgtCTACGACCCCTCGGAGAAGTCGATACGGTTAAATGACTACCTGGAAAGCCAGCCGGAACGCAGGTCCCAGATCAGTCCTCGTGACACCAGAGATGCAGCCGACGATACGCAGAGCCCGGACGAAGACCCCCAAGAAAAACACTCCAAACCCAGACGCATCCCGAAGTTCCTGCAGACGACATACGTTGTGTCGTACCTGATTCTATTCTCGATGATCGGTACTTTGCTCCGGTTGGTCATCGAGTGCCTCACCTTTTATCCGGGGGCCCCTGTCAATACCAGTGTCCTGTGGGCGAACGTCGGGGGCAGCATGGTCATGGGCTTTCTGAGTGAGGACCAAGAGCTGTTCCACTCTGAAAGTGTTGTATCGACTTTTCCTGAGCATGTAAAAAACGATCCCTCGCAGCGTACCGCGCATTTGAAAGCGCACAAGAAGACCGTGCCCTTGTTCGTCGGGCTTACCACCGGCTTCTGTGGAAGTCTTACTTCCTTCTCGACCTTTATCCGCGACGTCTATCTGGCATTATCGAATAACCCAGCCGTCCCAAGCGGTCCCTACCACGATGTCTCCTTGTTCGTGTCTGGTTCCCCCGGGTTGGAATCTCCGAATGGCGGATTTAGCTTCATGGCGATTCTCGCTGTTCTCTTCACTGAGATTGGCCTCTCGTTGGCTGGTCTGTTCCTCGGGGCTCATATTGCTATTGCTTTGTCGCAATGGACGCCCAGTCTGCCCCAGACATGGCTGCGGAAATATTTAGACCCCCTCACCGTCATACTGGCGTGGTTATCGTGGATTCTTGTCATCCTTCTCGTTATCCTGCTGCCCAAAAACCACGGAGCAACCACACTATGGAATCCAAGTGTATGGCGCGGAccatttctcttctccctAGTATTTGCACCAGTCGGCTGTCTGGCCCGCTTCTACGTCTCTCTCAAACTCAACAGCCGGATAGTCGGGTTCCCCCTAGGAACATTTGCGGTTAATATAGGAGGCACCATGGTACTGGGGATGGCATATTCCATACAACACGCTGCAGTGAGCACCTCCCGGCTCACCATAGGAGGCATTACCGGCTGTCAAGTCTTGCAAGGTATCATGGACGGCTTTTGCGGGTGCTTGACAACAGTCAGTACCTGGGTCCTGGAACTGTCCGATTTGCGCCGCCGGCATGCCTATGTTTACGGGGGCGTCAGTGTGGCGGTTGCCTTGGGCTTTCTGGTCGTGGAAATCGGGAGCTTGCAGTGGACTCGTGGTCTCTCTACACCTGCATGTTTACAGTGA
- a CDS encoding Zn(II)2Cys6 transcription factor (COG:K;~EggNog:ENOG410PKDN;~InterPro:IPR036864,IPR007219,IPR001138;~PFAM:PF00172,PF04082;~TransMembrane:1 (o568-589i);~go_function: GO:0000981 - DNA-binding transcription factor activity, RNA polymerase II-specific [Evidence IEA];~go_function: GO:0003677 - DNA binding [Evidence IEA];~go_function: GO:0008270 - zinc ion binding [Evidence IEA];~go_process: GO:0006351 - transcription, DNA-templated [Evidence IEA];~go_process: GO:0006355 - regulation of transcription, DNA-templated [Evidence IEA]): MDRSPGMKRQRVGVACDKCRLLKAKCDGRQPVCSRCDGYGFSCSWSARRQRGSPGNQIDTGRRFLDESPAAQASSTTGGFHTDYANAVQSYEALIRELRPNLDPDKQAKLDADLQNIKSRLPDTAKLEQPSPSAIAAPQEDYATESSPTYVGKASDIHFVHHIRQYVAGDGALDVDDLPTQSYTHYHSLGAFVALTQPPLVPSQAEAERFLDVYLSTIHIAYPFISKSVLLKEFRRFQAGDHHRPEFQPWLALFNFIFAIGSYYTSFPHGKHSGSYHHFRYFEQGLFFSRELGADCSLVNIWGLLVQCFFLLAVCHTDRCWNTLGFAIRMGQSIGLHVENSPNCPSSKESWLKDRAHWRRTWYSMYVLDRLLALQLGRPMAIHEADFQVELPSTTDDSPFSPSTSDITSQESHSVCGHMMDYFIAVIRFSHILGLVVREIYRPSQIDISPDQMLHIAATLDHRLTEWKLNLSRHLRFDLGHTFEKSVSFKRQRNMLAVKYHHLRALIHRPFLCLPFLQMNNIPFIDLLLKHKERISEAEYICIHEAQQTAHLLHNVTDERSLVHDFPWWQMISCLICASSILFVAETFYSDNAHLHGRTSPQALREDAESCLKVFEALSVNSIAAQKAADMLSALSRVKRAGAEQLPFQQTLSSRPITPLHPLVGGPGSSSAFAPQQPGASTTGISTPSNPTSDALPSSLLPSDIPFPYDWPSEISSAMEWSVQFLDHPNFGQAGSTYGGGGDSGYR; this comes from the exons ATGGATCGATCGCCCGGCATGAAGCGCCAGCGCGTCGGGGTTGCGTGCGACAAGTGTCGTCTGCTCAAAGCAAAG TGCGACGGCCGCCAACCAGTATGCTCCAGATGCGATGGATATGGATTCAGCTGTTCGTGGTCGGCGCGCAGACAGAGAGGGTCACCGGGGAATCAAATAGATACAGGCCGGCGATTCCTTGATGAGTCCCCCGCTGCGCAGGCTAGCTCCACTACGGGGGGTTTCCACACAGACTATGCAAACGCAGTCCAATCTTACGAAGCATTAATTCGCGAGCTCCGGCCGAACTTGGATCCTGATAAGCAGGCGAAACTCGATGCTGATctgcagaatatcaagagTCGACTGCCGGATACTGCCAAACTTGAGCAACCCAGTCCCAGCGCAATAGCCGCTCCCCAGGAAGACTATGCCACTGAATCTTCACCTACGTATGTTGGCAAGGCAAGCGATATCCATTTCGTCCATCATATTCGCCAATATGTGGCTGGGGACGGTGCTTTGGACGTAGATGACCTCCCCACTCAGAGCTATACTCATTACCATAGCTTAGGAGCGTTCGTGGCGTTGACCCAGCCGCCGTTGGTTCCTTCGCAAGCCGAGGCCGAACGGTTTCTGGATGTCTACCTCTCAACAATCCATATTGCTTATCCGTTCATCAGTAAATCCGTTCTGCTTAAAGAATTCCGACGGTTTCAGGCGGGCGATCACCATAGGCCGGAGTTCCAGCCGTGGCTTGCACTATTCA ACTTCATATTCGCCATTGGGTCCTACTACACCTCGTTTCCGCACGGGAAGCACAGCGGCTCATATCATCATTTCCGATATTTCGAGCAAGGGCTCTTCTTCTCACGTGAGCTGGGCGCCGATTGCTCTCTTGTAAATATCTGGGGCTTGCTTGTACAGTGTTTCTTCTTATTGGCCGTTTGCCATACGGACAG ATGCTGGAATACCCTTGGGTTTGCCATCCGCATGGGCCAGAGCATCGGCCTGCACGTGGAGAACTCACCCAACTGCCCGTCTTCCAAGGAATCGTGGTTGAAGGATCGCGCACACTGGCGGCGTACCTGGTACTCCATGTACGTGCTAGACCGGCTACTGGCTCTTCAGCTCGGACGGCCGATGGCAATACACGAAGCCGACTTTCAAGTCGAGTTGCCTTCTACGACGGATGACTCGCCGTTTAGCCCTAGCACCAGTGATATCACGAGCCAGGAGAGCCATAGTGTCTGCGGGCATATGATGGACTACTTCATCGCAGTTATCCGCTTTTCTCATATCCTAGGACTGGTCGTTCGAGAAATATACCGACCATCCCAGATCGACATCTCACCAGACCAGATGCTCCATATTGCTGCGACACTAGACCATCGCCTGACAGAATGGAAACTGAATCTCTCACGACATCTCCGCTTCGACCTAGGGCATACCTTTGAGAAATCCGTCTCCTTCAAACGCCAG CGAAACATGCTCGCCGTCAAATACCACCATCTCCGCGCCCTCATCCACCGCCCCTTCCTTtgcctcccattcctccaaaTGAACAACATTCCCTTCATAGACCTCCTCCTGAAACACAAAGAACGCATCTCCGAAGCAGAATACATCTGCATCCACGAGGCCCAGCAAACAGCCCACCTCTTGCACAACGTTACTGATGAACGCAGCCTTGTCCACGACTTCCCCTGGTGGCAGATGATCTCGTGTCTTATCTGCGCGAgctccatcctcttcgtcgccgaGACTTTCTACAGTGATAACGCGCACTTACACGGACGTACATCACCACAGGCACTCCGCGAAGATGCAGAGAGCTGTCTAAAGGTATTCGAGGCCCTGAGCGTGAATTCCATTGCGGCCCAGAAGGCCGCCGATATGCTGAGTGCATTGTCGCGTGTAAAACGCGCAGGCGCTGAGC AATTACCCTTCCAGCAGACCCTCTCTTCCCGACCCATCACACCATTACACCCTCTCGTTGGCGGCCctggttcttcttctgcatTTGCGCCGCAGCAACCAGGGGCCTCTACAACTGGTATAAGTACGCCGAGTAACCCAACGTCTGACGCCTTACCCTCGTCTCTCCTACCTAGCGATATTCCGTTCCCGTACGACTGGCCGAGTGAGATCTCCAGCGCGATGGAGTGGTCTGTGCAGTTCCTGGATCATCCGAATTTTGGACAGGCTGGGTCCACTTATGGAGGTGGTGGGGATTCTGGGTATCGCTGA
- a CDS encoding deoxyribodipyrimidine photo-lyase PHR1 (COG:L,T;~EggNog:ENOG410PGC3;~InterPro:IPR036155,IPR005101,IPR006050,IPR002081, IPR018394,IPR036134,IPR014729;~PFAM:PF03441,PF00875) has product MPQKRKLSNGADEKYHPNAQQTEDFGIVLRDFYPPEMSNARCEAYTNGTIERPIETWQRAYTETVQQRNTVSANAAVVHWFKTDLRLHDNRALQMAYNVAREHKIPLIAVYLLSPEDLTAHLASPARVDLTARTLGQLKRDLAELDVPLYMETVPRRSDVPGRLVDLCHEWGANHLFANLEYEVDELRRDASLVRRAAENGIKFETAHDTCVVPPGLLSSQQGKQYAVYTPWFRSWLAFLDQNPEYLEISADLGSNPGDARGYFATLFESQVPSLPENKQLDEEKAARLRETYPAGEHEALRRLETFLDEKAKAYDDERNFLTGETTSVLSPYFASGALSARTAVVKAREANKGKISRGERGYISWISEVAWRDFYKHVLVHWPFICMNKSFKPQFTNLSWSYNTTHFNAWTTGHTGYPLIDAAMRQLSQTAWMHNRARMAVSSFLSKDLLIDWRRGERHFMENLIDGDFASNHGGWGFGSSTGVDPQPYFRIFNPMTQSRRFDPEGEYIRRWVPELQDVEGDAIHAPFEKGEDSGAARVAGGNGYPRPIVEHKEARERALRRYKDATQGS; this is encoded by the exons ATGCCTCAGAAGCGCAAGCTCTCCAACGGTGCTGACGAAAAATACCACCCCAATGCGCAGCAAACGGAAGACTTCGGTATTGTCCTGCGCGATTTCTATCCACCTGAAATGAGCAATGCGCGATGTGAAGCCTACACCAACGGAACCATTGAACGCCCAATTGAAACATGGCAACGGGCATACACAGAGACAGTTCAACAGCGGAACACTGTTTCCGCTAATGCTGCTGTCGTGCACTGGTTCAAGACTGATCTGCGTCTTCATGACAATCGCGCACTGCAGATGGCATACAATGTCGCGCGCGAACACAAAATTCCTCTAATCGCGGTGTACCTTCTGTCACCAGAAGACCTGACAGCACACCTAGCCAGTCCCGCCCGCGTAGATCTAACCGCACGCACACTGGGCCAACTAAAGCGCGATCTCGCGGAGCTGGACGTGCCGTTGTACATGGAGACAGTCCCGCGACGGAGCGACGTCCCCGGCCGACTCGTCGATCTCTGTCACGAATGGGGCGCGAACCATCTCTTCGCCAACTTAGAATACGAAGTCGACGAGCTCCGCCGCGACGCAAGTCTGGTTCGCCGGGCCGCAGAAAATGGAATTAAATTCGAGACCGCCCATGACACCTGCGTTGTCCCACCGGGTCTGCTTTCCTCCCAACAGGGCAAGCAGTATGCGGTTTACACCCCATGGTTCCGCTCCTGGCTCGCCTTTCTAGACCAGAACCCGGAGTATTTGGAGATCTCTGCGGATTTGGGGTCAAATCCGGGAGATGCGAGAGGTTATTTCGCCACTCTGTTTGAGAGCCAGGTTCCCTCACTGCCGGAGAATAAGCAGCTAGATGAGGAAAAAGCCGCTCGTCTGCGTGAAACTTACCCTGCCGGTGAACATGAGGCACTTCGCCGCCTTGAGACATTCCTAGATGAGAAAGCCAAGGCGTACGACGACGAGAGGAATTTCCTAACTGGGGAAACCACATCAGTGCTCAGTCCATACTTCGCATCTGGGGCCCTCAGCGCGCGGACAGCCGTAGTCAAAGCTCGTGAAGCAAACAAAGGCAAGATATCCCGAGGAGAGCGCGGCTACATCTCGTGGATCAGCGAAGTCGCCTGGCGAGACTTTTACAAGCACGTTCTAGTCCACTGGCCGTTCATCTG CATGAACAAATCATTCAAACCCCAATTCACAAACCTCTCCTGGTCCTACAACACAACCCACTTCAACGCCTGGACCACCGGCCACACAGGGTACCCCCTCATCGACGCCGCCATGCGCCAACTCTCCCAAACAGCCTGGATGCACAACCGCGCCCGCATGGCcgtctcctccttcctctccaagGACCTGCTAATCGACTGGCGCCGCGGCGAGCGCCATTTCATGGAGAACCTGATTGACGGCGACTTCGCGTCCAACCACGGCGGGTGGGGGTTTGGGTCCAGCACGGGCGTCGACCCGCAGCCTTATTTCCGCATCTTCAACCCCATGACCCAGAGCAGGAGGTTTGATCCGGAGGGCGAGTATATTCGACGCTGGGTGCCGGAGTTGCAGGATGTCGAGGGGGATGCGATCCATGCGCCGTTTGAAAAGGGTGAGGATAGTGGGGCGGCGAGGGTTGCAGGGGGGAATGGGTATCCGAGGCCGATTGTTGAGCATaaggaggcgagggagagggcgttGAGGAGGTATAAGGATGCTACGCAGGGGTCTTAG
- a CDS encoding uncharacterized protein (COG:S;~EggNog:ENOG410Q2DN;~TransMembrane:6 (o14-35i47-71o77-100i112-139o159-177i198-223o)) yields MSEHVLPDIGGDPVVPFVLAAFATLVYYNSIELVVLCSATFKRCGSLYFWCLLIASTSLIPHVSGYVLLFFRQDVSQYAAVSLIIIGWICTVTGQSLVLWSRLHFVLHNPRLIKGLLVMIIVNAFLLHTPITVLLFGTVSPNPSLSRTFSVGYNIMERIQLVGFCIQEIILSGVYVWETAKMLRLRSEPHHRRILAQLLAMNIVVLIIDLVVVIVEYIGFYAVQVMFKPVAYSIKLKLEYAVLGRLVQIAQGGSAATSGGAPGFDTILPSSAYGSELRNGSNFLDAREGEMVSRQLSKISPRTPSDLG; encoded by the coding sequence ATGTCTGAACATGTGCTTCCTGACATCGGTGGTGACCCCGTCGTCCCCTTTGTCCTCGCTGCCTTCGCAACCCTTGTTTACTACAATTCCATCGAGCTGGTCGTGCTCTGCTCGGCCACCTTCAAGCGCTGCGGCAGCCTGTACTTCTGGTGCTTGCTCATCGCCTCTACCAGCCTGATCCCCCACGTCAGCGGATatgtccttctcttcttccgccaGGATGTCTCGCAGTATGCCGCCGTTTCGCTCATTATCATCGGCTGGATCTGCACCGTCACCGGGCAGTCGCTGGTCCTCTGGTCGCGTCTGCATTTCGTCCTCCATAATCCCCGTCTCATCAAAGGCCTGCTTGTCAtgatcatcgtcaacgcGTTTCTCTTGCACACGCCCATAACCGTCCTTCTCTTCGGCACCGTCTCTCCAAACCCCTCTTTATCGCGCACCTTCTCTGTCGGATACAACATCATGGAACGGATCCAGCTCGTGGGATTCTGCATCCAGGAAATCATCCTCTCCGGTGTGTATGTCTGGGAAACGGCCAAAATGCTGCGCCTGCGCTCAGAACCACACCACCGCCGGATCCTCGCTCAGTTGCTCGCCATGAACATCGTTGTGCTGATTATCGACTTGGTCGTCGTCATTGTCGAGTATATAGGTTTCTACGCGGTGCAGGTGATGTTCAAGCCCGTCGCGTACAGCATCAAGCTGAAGCTAGAGTACGCGGTGCTGGGCCGCCTGGTGCAGATTGCGCAGGGCGGGTCTGCGGCGACCTCTGGCGGCGCACCGGGTTTCGATACAATCTTGCCTTCATCTGCATATGGTAGCGAGTTGCGGAATGGCAGCAACTTTTTGGACGCGCGCGAGGGAGAGATGGTTTCCAGACAGCTTTCGAAGATTTCGCCGCGGACACCGAGTGATTTGGGGTGA